In a genomic window of Microterricola viridarii:
- a CDS encoding DUF3515 family protein yields the protein MLSRTLTRPLAALGTALLITATLAGCAAAVALEPADDATNPGCAEIVVRLPEALGEQKLRETNAQGTGAWGDPATILLRCGVEVPGPTTQQCVAVGGIDWIVDDSNKPIFRFVTYGRTPATEVIVDYDKASASALIDLEGAISVIPAENACVDVTDVLPAG from the coding sequence ATGCTCTCCCGTACTCTGACCCGCCCGCTGGCCGCCCTCGGCACGGCGCTGCTCATCACCGCAACACTCGCCGGCTGTGCCGCCGCCGTTGCGCTGGAACCCGCCGACGACGCCACGAACCCCGGCTGCGCCGAGATCGTGGTGCGACTGCCCGAGGCGCTCGGCGAGCAGAAGCTGCGCGAGACCAACGCGCAGGGCACTGGCGCCTGGGGCGACCCGGCCACGATCCTGCTGCGCTGCGGCGTCGAGGTGCCCGGGCCGACAACGCAGCAGTGCGTCGCCGTCGGCGGCATCGACTGGATCGTGGACGACAGCAACAAGCCGATCTTCCGCTTTGTGACGTACGGACGCACCCCGGCGACGGAGGTCATCGTCGACTACGACAAGGCCTCCGCCAGCGCCCTCATCGACCTGGAGGGCGCGATCTCGGTGATCCCCGCCGAGAACGCCTGCGTCGACGTCACCGACGTGCTCCCCGCCGGGTAG
- a CDS encoding lysophospholipid acyltransferase family protein, translating to MPHNIPGRRPRSEKSQPSIFWVFAALAVPLMNLAARFEIRDGDKMPRHGAYVLAPNHYSEIDPVVVGVVAWKLGRYPRFLAKASVFKVPVLGWALRTSGQIPVERSGNNSHSAIRAAEELVEKGRMVVVYPEGSLTRDPDLWPMRGKTGAVRIALERGIPVIPVAHWGSQQLMARYSKKISLFPRKHIMVKVGDPVDLDAFRGKPLDTANLTAATALVMDAITVLLEDLRGEKAPAQRWNPAAHDQKETGRFDS from the coding sequence ATGCCTCACAACATCCCCGGCCGTCGCCCGCGCTCCGAGAAGAGTCAACCCTCGATCTTCTGGGTGTTCGCAGCTCTCGCGGTGCCGCTGATGAACCTCGCCGCCCGCTTCGAGATCCGCGACGGCGACAAGATGCCGCGGCACGGCGCCTACGTGCTGGCCCCGAACCACTACAGCGAGATCGACCCCGTCGTGGTCGGCGTCGTGGCCTGGAAGCTGGGGCGCTACCCGCGCTTCCTGGCCAAGGCCTCCGTGTTCAAGGTGCCCGTCCTCGGCTGGGCGCTGCGCACCTCCGGCCAGATCCCCGTCGAGCGCTCCGGCAACAACTCGCACTCGGCGATCCGCGCAGCGGAGGAGCTGGTGGAGAAGGGCCGCATGGTCGTCGTCTACCCGGAGGGCTCGCTCACCCGTGACCCCGACCTCTGGCCGATGCGGGGCAAGACCGGCGCGGTGCGCATCGCGCTCGAGCGCGGCATCCCCGTCATCCCCGTCGCGCACTGGGGCAGCCAGCAGCTCATGGCCCGCTACTCCAAGAAGATCAGCCTCTTCCCGCGCAAGCACATCATGGTCAAGGTCGGCGACCCCGTCGACCTGGACGCGTTCCGCGGCAAGCCCCTCGACACGGCCAATCTCACCGCCGCGACCGCGCTCGTGATGGACGCCATCACCGTGCTGCTCGAGGATCTCCGCGGCGAGAAGGCACCAGCCCAACGGTGGAACCCCGCCGCACATGACCAGAAGGAGACGGGTCGTTTTGACTCCTAG
- a CDS encoding GIY-YIG nuclease family protein: protein MPYMYMLRCVDGTLYTGSTWGLDGRLVQHQSGSGAKYTARRLPVRLVYYEEFDSIAAAFAREHTVQGWLRRRKDALIAGGPGMRVREDGVHEPARWAAEG, encoded by the coding sequence ATGCCCTACATGTACATGCTTCGCTGCGTCGACGGCACGCTCTACACGGGGAGCACCTGGGGCCTCGACGGCCGCCTGGTGCAGCATCAGTCTGGTTCCGGCGCCAAGTACACGGCGCGGCGGTTGCCGGTGCGCCTCGTCTACTACGAGGAGTTCGACAGCATCGCGGCCGCGTTCGCCCGCGAACACACCGTGCAGGGCTGGCTGCGCCGTCGCAAGGATGCGCTGATCGCGGGAGGCCCGGGCATGCGCGTGCGGGAGGACGGCGTGCACGAGCCCGCGCGTTGGGCCGCTGAGGGCTAG
- a CDS encoding D-alanine--D-alanine ligase family protein, translating to MTHKLTVALLFGGRSSEHSISCATAGGVLSAIDRERFTVIPIGMTRDGAFTLQPDDAALFTLNPAAMPQVVDNGTRVRWPESTASRELTVTDADGTSRSLGAVDVVFPILHGPFGEDGTVQGLLELAGLPFVGSGVLASALGMDKHYTKTVLRQAGIAVAPWQTVSARDWATDVAGVEAAVAELGLPVFIKPARAGSSVGVSKVTSLDQLAGAMAVALAEDDKVLIEATIIGREVEIGVLGGRPGQAPRASVAGEVVVSGRDFYDFDAKYMGADGIELVCPAVLSEAELSEMRELAVRTFEAIGCAGLARVDFFLTADGFVVNEINTMPGFTPISMFPTCWQNSGLSYPELIDELIALALAR from the coding sequence ATGACGCACAAGCTCACGGTGGCGCTGCTCTTTGGGGGACGGTCAAGCGAACATTCGATCAGCTGCGCCACGGCGGGCGGGGTGCTCTCGGCGATTGACCGCGAGCGCTTCACCGTCATCCCGATCGGCATGACGCGCGACGGGGCCTTCACCCTGCAGCCAGACGACGCCGCCCTGTTCACCTTGAACCCGGCAGCCATGCCGCAGGTTGTCGACAACGGCACGCGCGTGCGCTGGCCGGAGAGCACGGCGTCCCGCGAGCTGACGGTGACGGATGCCGACGGCACCAGCCGCTCGCTCGGCGCCGTCGACGTCGTCTTCCCGATCCTGCACGGCCCGTTCGGCGAGGACGGCACGGTGCAGGGCCTGCTCGAGCTGGCCGGGCTGCCGTTCGTCGGCTCCGGCGTGCTCGCCAGCGCGCTCGGCATGGACAAGCACTACACGAAGACCGTGCTGCGCCAGGCCGGCATCGCCGTCGCCCCGTGGCAGACGGTCAGCGCCCGCGACTGGGCGACGGATGTCGCCGGGGTCGAGGCCGCCGTTGCCGAGCTCGGGCTGCCCGTCTTCATCAAGCCGGCCCGCGCCGGCTCCAGCGTCGGCGTGAGCAAGGTGACCTCGCTGGACCAGCTGGCCGGCGCCATGGCGGTTGCCCTGGCCGAGGACGACAAGGTGCTTATCGAGGCCACGATCATCGGCCGCGAGGTCGAGATCGGGGTTCTGGGCGGACGCCCCGGGCAGGCGCCGCGGGCATCCGTTGCCGGCGAGGTCGTGGTCAGCGGCCGCGACTTCTACGACTTCGACGCCAAGTACATGGGTGCCGACGGCATCGAGCTGGTCTGCCCGGCCGTGTTGAGCGAGGCCGAGCTGTCCGAGATGCGCGAGCTCGCCGTGCGCACCTTCGAGGCGATCGGCTGCGCGGGCCTGGCCCGGGTCGACTTCTTCCTGACCGCGGACGGCTTCGTCGTCAACGAGATCAACACGATGCCCGGGTTCACGCCGATCTCGATGTTCCCGACCTGCTGGCAGAACTCCGGGCTCAGCTACCCCGAGCTGATCGACGAGCTGATCGCGCTGGCCCTGGCGAGGTAG
- the thiL gene encoding thiamine-phosphate kinase, which yields MTRAESTPAGADPAQADPAQPSPAQADPADPTLAELSEIAVLQRIFPRLPESDATLLGPGDDAAVLAAPDGRFVVTTDMMIHGPDFRLAWSRPADLGWKAAATNLSDVAAMGARPTALVVAIAAPQHLPVSVLEGISDGLREACAALAPGCGVVGGDLSASDTLTLAVTAFGDLEGRAPVLRSGARPGDTVAVAEGGNTLGEAGRGLALLFTRAIDAEGAPDAAAADALRTAYPRLLGAQLRPSPPIPAGAAAAASGATAMLDVSDGLALDATRIARASGVLIDFESAALGEHPESALGGGEDHSLLACFPAGAVLPAGFRPVGRVLKLPAGEPAGITVDGAPHLPGGWDPYRGWDGHAG from the coding sequence ATGACGCGCGCTGAATCGACCCCCGCCGGAGCTGACCCCGCACAGGCCGACCCCGCTCAGCCCAGCCCCGCACAGGCCGACCCCGCAGACCCGACACTGGCCGAGCTCAGCGAGATCGCGGTGCTGCAGCGCATCTTCCCGCGCCTGCCCGAGTCGGACGCCACCCTGCTCGGCCCCGGCGACGACGCCGCCGTCCTCGCGGCGCCGGACGGCCGCTTCGTCGTCACCACCGACATGATGATCCACGGCCCGGACTTCCGCCTGGCCTGGTCGCGCCCAGCGGACCTCGGCTGGAAGGCCGCCGCCACCAACCTCTCCGACGTCGCCGCGATGGGTGCCCGCCCGACCGCGCTCGTCGTGGCGATCGCCGCCCCGCAGCACCTGCCGGTCAGCGTGCTCGAGGGCATCAGCGACGGCCTGCGCGAGGCCTGCGCCGCCCTCGCCCCCGGCTGCGGCGTCGTCGGCGGCGACCTCTCCGCCTCCGACACTCTGACGCTGGCCGTCACCGCCTTCGGCGACCTGGAGGGCCGCGCCCCCGTGCTCCGCTCCGGCGCACGGCCCGGCGACACCGTCGCCGTCGCCGAGGGCGGCAACACGCTCGGCGAGGCCGGCCGCGGCCTGGCACTGCTGTTCACCCGCGCCATCGACGCGGAGGGGGCCCCGGATGCCGCCGCTGCCGACGCCCTCCGCACCGCGTACCCGCGCCTGCTGGGCGCCCAGCTGCGCCCGTCGCCGCCGATCCCCGCCGGGGCGGCCGCCGCGGCATCCGGGGCCACCGCCATGCTCGACGTCTCGGACGGCCTCGCCCTCGACGCCACCCGCATCGCCCGCGCCAGCGGCGTGCTGATCGACTTCGAATCCGCGGCGCTCGGCGAGCACCCGGAGAGCGCGCTCGGCGGGGGAGAGGACCACTCCCTGCTGGCCTGCTTCCCGGCAGGTGCGGTGCTGCCCGCCGGGTTCCGGCCGGTCGGGCGCGTGCTCAAGCTGCCGGCGGGGGAGCCGGCCGGCATCACCGTGGACGGCGCGCCGCACCTGCCCGGCGGCTGGGACCCGTACCGCGGCTGGGACGGCCACGCCGGCTGA
- a CDS encoding NAD(P)H-dependent glycerol-3-phosphate dehydrogenase: protein MTPRATKTPTVKPGTRVAVLGAGSWGTTFAKILADGGADVVLWARRPELAREIQEAKRNSDYLPGINLPNTLRATSRLDLALAGAEQVFVSVPSQSLRENLITAEPHLGANAIIVSLMKGVERSTGLRMSEVIEQVLPVSPDRIAAISGPNLALEIARQQPTAAVVSSTSLETAQAVALLARNSYFRSFVNTDVIGTEFGGVLKNLIAVAIGIVDGVGYGENTKASIITRGLVEMTDFAVAYGAHPETLSGLAGLGDLIATCQSPLSRNNTAGRLLGQGYSQADVVKQMQQTTEGLASVGPILELAKAKGVEMPIVEQVRQVLAGTLNPRDIAPHLTTDSDEPQGERTLDDAQAHGGAALWGTVKRTFDQLRHGGRGALGD from the coding sequence TTGACTCCTAGGGCCACCAAGACCCCCACCGTGAAGCCGGGAACCCGCGTCGCCGTGCTCGGCGCCGGGAGCTGGGGCACCACCTTCGCCAAGATCTTGGCCGATGGCGGCGCGGATGTCGTGCTCTGGGCCCGCCGGCCGGAGCTCGCCCGCGAGATCCAGGAGGCCAAGCGCAACAGCGACTACCTGCCCGGGATCAACCTGCCGAACACCCTCCGCGCCACCTCGCGGCTCGACCTGGCCCTGGCCGGCGCCGAGCAGGTCTTCGTGTCGGTGCCGAGCCAGTCGCTGCGCGAGAACCTGATCACCGCAGAGCCGCACCTGGGCGCGAACGCCATCATCGTCTCGCTGATGAAGGGCGTGGAGCGCTCCACCGGCCTGCGCATGAGCGAGGTCATCGAGCAGGTGCTGCCGGTCAGCCCCGACAGGATCGCCGCCATCTCCGGCCCGAACCTGGCACTGGAGATCGCCAGGCAGCAGCCGACCGCCGCCGTCGTCTCCTCCACCAGCCTGGAGACGGCCCAGGCCGTCGCCCTGCTCGCCCGCAACAGCTACTTCCGCTCCTTCGTCAACACCGACGTCATCGGCACCGAGTTCGGCGGCGTGCTGAAGAACCTCATCGCCGTCGCCATCGGAATCGTCGACGGCGTCGGCTACGGCGAGAACACGAAGGCCTCGATCATCACCCGCGGCCTTGTCGAGATGACCGACTTCGCGGTCGCCTACGGCGCCCACCCGGAGACGCTCTCCGGCCTCGCCGGCCTCGGCGACCTGATCGCCACGTGCCAGTCGCCGCTGTCGCGCAACAACACGGCTGGGCGCCTGCTCGGCCAGGGCTACAGCCAGGCCGACGTGGTCAAGCAGATGCAACAGACAACTGAGGGCCTGGCATCCGTCGGCCCCATCCTCGAATTGGCCAAGGCCAAGGGTGTCGAGATGCCGATCGTCGAGCAGGTGCGCCAGGTTCTGGCCGGCACACTGAACCCGCGCGACATCGCACCGCACCTCACAACAGACTCGGACGAGCCGCAAGGCGAAAGGACTCTCGATGACGCACAAGCTCACGGTGGCGCTGCTCTTTGGGGGACGGTCAAGCGAACATTCGATCAGCTGCGCCACGGCGGGCGGGGTGCTCTCGGCGATTGA
- a CDS encoding ATP-binding protein, translated as MKSSQVELPAADTSYALSLDGRRFTFGAVVSGAADHGQFVTLLSPDGRRQLGQVDAVTAEPGGTVSGEGALLGAIGESGLDARGTFPFGSAEVVTAEPSMIELVYATAGATLNVGSVLGADAVTARLIPQRFNRHTFWCGQSGSGKSYALGVLIEQLLVRTRLPMVIFDPNADFVRLGELSAHGEEAESAEEAALLQSRDIRVLRPAGDSADPLLVRFTELSMPSKAAVLRLDPLADRAEYNELLHFERTIGSRSPEEIIPRLLRSESPAARTLAARIDNLRLIDWELWAGDRPAVTDIIRERPDATVLDLGGFNHPDEYLVVALAVLDELWERREERRPILIVIDEAHNLCSPENDGPLEVAVRERITQIAAEGRKFGLWLLLSTQRPSKVASGILSQCDNVAVMRMSSPADLTELAVRFGFAPAAMLARTTGFRQGEAFFAGGFVPAPTLASMRTRLTVEGGVDVRVPLRAEGARPR; from the coding sequence GTGAAGAGCAGCCAGGTAGAACTTCCCGCAGCGGACACCTCGTACGCGCTGTCGCTCGACGGCCGCCGATTCACGTTCGGGGCCGTCGTGAGCGGCGCGGCCGACCACGGCCAGTTCGTCACCCTGCTCAGCCCTGACGGCCGCAGACAGCTGGGCCAGGTCGACGCCGTGACCGCCGAACCCGGCGGCACCGTCAGCGGCGAGGGCGCGCTGCTCGGCGCAATCGGCGAGTCCGGCCTCGACGCACGCGGCACCTTCCCGTTCGGCTCCGCCGAGGTCGTCACCGCGGAGCCGTCGATGATCGAGCTGGTCTATGCGACCGCCGGGGCCACGCTCAACGTCGGCTCCGTGCTCGGAGCGGATGCCGTCACCGCCCGCCTCATCCCGCAGCGCTTCAACCGGCACACCTTCTGGTGCGGGCAGAGCGGCTCGGGCAAGAGCTACGCGCTGGGCGTGCTCATCGAGCAGCTGCTCGTGCGCACCCGGCTGCCGATGGTGATCTTCGACCCCAACGCCGACTTCGTGCGGCTCGGTGAGCTGAGCGCCCACGGCGAGGAGGCGGAGTCGGCTGAGGAGGCCGCGCTGCTGCAGAGCCGCGACATCCGCGTGCTGCGCCCGGCCGGAGACTCCGCCGACCCGCTGCTGGTGCGCTTCACCGAGCTGTCCATGCCGTCCAAGGCGGCGGTGCTGCGCCTGGACCCGCTGGCCGACCGCGCAGAGTACAACGAGCTGCTGCACTTCGAGCGCACCATCGGCAGCCGCAGCCCGGAGGAGATCATCCCGCGGCTGCTGCGGAGCGAGAGCCCGGCCGCCCGCACGTTGGCGGCCCGGATCGACAACCTCCGGCTGATCGACTGGGAGCTGTGGGCGGGCGACCGACCGGCCGTGACCGACATCATCCGGGAGCGGCCGGACGCCACGGTGCTGGACCTCGGCGGCTTCAACCACCCCGACGAGTACCTGGTCGTCGCCCTCGCCGTGCTCGATGAGCTCTGGGAGCGGCGGGAAGAGCGCCGGCCCATCCTCATCGTCATCGACGAGGCGCACAATCTGTGCTCGCCGGAGAACGACGGGCCGCTCGAGGTCGCCGTGCGGGAGCGGATCACCCAGATCGCCGCGGAGGGGCGCAAGTTCGGGCTGTGGCTGTTGCTCTCGACCCAGCGCCCGTCGAAGGTGGCCTCCGGAATCCTCTCCCAGTGCGACAACGTCGCCGTGATGCGGATGAGCTCCCCGGCCGACCTCACCGAGCTCGCCGTGCGGTTCGGCTTCGCGCCGGCGGCCATGCTGGCGCGGACGACCGGGTTCCGGCAGGGCGAGGCGTTCTTCGCCGGCGGCTTCGTGCCGGCGCCGACGTTGGCCTCGATGCGCACCCGGCTCACCGTCGAGGGCGGGGTCGACGTGCGCGTGCCGCTGCGGGCGGAGGGCGCGCGCCCGCGATGA
- the rsmD gene encoding 16S rRNA (guanine(966)-N(2))-methyltransferase RsmD, with protein sequence MTRIVSGFAGSLTLKVPKQGTRPTSDRVREAIFSALEARDAIAGLRVLDLYAGSGSLGLEAASRGARIVTLVEKNPQAAALCRANATAVTRAAPTRSAPQITVSGQSVQSFLDGTDAGFDLVFIDPPYELGDAELAQNLLTLAPKLHEDAVVMVERSSRSPEPIWPDGLELDRRKDYGDTTLWWAAPSAR encoded by the coding sequence ATGACACGAATCGTTTCCGGTTTCGCCGGCTCGCTCACCCTGAAGGTCCCCAAGCAGGGCACCCGCCCCACCAGCGACCGGGTGCGCGAGGCCATCTTCTCGGCGCTCGAGGCCCGCGACGCCATCGCCGGGCTGCGAGTGCTCGACCTCTACGCAGGCTCCGGCTCCCTCGGTTTGGAGGCGGCCAGCCGCGGCGCCCGCATCGTCACGCTGGTCGAGAAGAACCCGCAGGCGGCCGCGCTGTGCCGGGCCAACGCCACCGCCGTCACGCGTGCGGCGCCCACGCGCAGCGCCCCGCAGATCACCGTCTCCGGCCAGAGCGTGCAGTCCTTCCTCGACGGCACGGATGCCGGCTTCGACCTCGTCTTCATCGACCCGCCGTACGAGCTCGGTGACGCAGAGCTCGCCCAGAACCTGCTCACCCTCGCGCCGAAGCTGCACGAGGACGCCGTCGTCATGGTGGAGCGCAGCTCCCGCTCACCGGAGCCGATCTGGCCGGACGGGCTGGAGCTGGACCGCCGCAAGGACTACGGCGACACCACGCTGTGGTGGGCCGCGCCCAGCGCGCGCTGA
- a CDS encoding potassium channel family protein, protein MSQERPLSASALHREEVRGRWERATRWPLILLSIGFLVAYSLVTIRPSWTRDEQILIVVVLGAAWLAFIIDPVVRLILTAPHRRAAYVRTYKVEFWAALLPILRPFSLLRHLDSTPGFMGNGGNALRSRVLAVAAAYAGMYVYVIAITVLQVERNAPGATIVTFGEAIWWAFVTLATVGYGDYVPITPFGRTLAVMLMAGGVVIIGTASALIVSYLSERITTRDPGAVAPRKPKPRQRDEEED, encoded by the coding sequence ATGAGCCAGGAGCGCCCGCTGTCGGCATCCGCTCTACACCGGGAGGAGGTGCGGGGCCGTTGGGAGCGGGCGACGCGCTGGCCGTTGATCCTGCTCTCGATCGGGTTCCTCGTGGCGTACAGCCTGGTGACGATCCGGCCGAGCTGGACGCGGGACGAGCAGATCCTCATCGTCGTGGTGCTGGGCGCGGCCTGGCTGGCCTTCATCATCGACCCGGTCGTGCGGCTGATCCTGACGGCGCCGCATCGGCGCGCCGCCTACGTCCGCACGTACAAAGTCGAATTCTGGGCGGCCCTGCTGCCGATCCTGCGCCCGTTCTCGCTGCTGCGACACCTGGACTCGACGCCCGGCTTCATGGGCAACGGCGGCAACGCCTTGCGCTCCCGCGTGCTCGCCGTGGCCGCCGCCTACGCCGGCATGTACGTGTACGTCATCGCGATCACGGTGCTGCAGGTGGAGCGGAACGCGCCCGGCGCGACGATCGTGACGTTCGGCGAGGCGATCTGGTGGGCCTTCGTGACGCTGGCGACGGTCGGCTACGGCGACTACGTGCCGATCACCCCGTTCGGCCGCACCCTGGCCGTCATGCTGATGGCCGGCGGCGTCGTGATCATCGGCACGGCCAGCGCGCTCATCGTCTCCTACCTCTCCGAGCGCATCACCACGCGCGACCCGGGCGCTGTGGCCCCCCGCAAGCCCAAGCCGCGGCAGCGAGACGAGGAAGAGGACTAG